In a genomic window of Magnolia sinica isolate HGM2019 chromosome 16, MsV1, whole genome shotgun sequence:
- the LOC131228748 gene encoding uncharacterized protein LOC131228748, translating into MASLNPGVLVKLLQNMDSGKESVFGEHRSALLQVTSIIPALTGGKLWPNQGFYVKVSDSSHAIYVSLPQECDEMILSDKLRLGQFIYVQKLEHALPVPILRGLKLVPGRHPCIGSPEDLVSVTNSLGFISPLHDLDLGTEKSNGVVKKPLEKTHSLSASMTSVNDQSAKRDLNFRSTPTSPINFFNKKCEVEEKTSHVLKELAKISIACVDEDTDFDSSRSSSFSRPKAARRSWDERGATTAGLKKRSNPQAAVRRDTKPLAHSQSAHIPPCQFVLKDRCISKDDNSNYMLARKSEMEHAAKVAINSTKRKISAINKTSGEGTCAAMPLSLASGAYNDRKWAENGVLWASLSPSLVKLGKEALRHRDAALLAAVEALQEAAAAERLIQCLSIYSELHSNKDDDPQMIVNRFLNLHDDMAQATAIAKSLVKIRPLRTPDSDSISSGSLKEAVKNTLERKKRAASWVKAAVASDLSPFPCTTKPITGSAEATATQRKVGAITYCRKLNGSCVISKQRKKGENLEWVKGSGPLVAADLANTLQGECKKWFLGYVEKFLDDVKSKTLYTATDRQIAGVLCQIKRVDNWLGGNARRNGSSPRNGCNLSQEEELEVCARARKKIYSILLKHVECAANALELSATATGFVAEEREDG; encoded by the exons ATGGCGTCCTTGAACCCTGGCGTCCTTGTAAAACTCCTGCAAAACATGGACTCGGGGAAGGAATCTGTCTTCGGTGAACACAGGTCGGCACTTCTGCAGGTGACTAGCATTATACCAGCCCTCACTGGTGGCAAACTCTGGCCTAACCAGGGTTTCTACGTAAAGGTCTCTGATTCCTCACACGCCATATATGTGTCTCTACCTCAAGAATGCGATGAGATGATTCTCAGTGACAAGTTGCGGCTTGGACAGTTCATCTATGTTCAGAAATTGGAACATGCGTTGCCCGTCCCTATCCTCAGAGGATTGAAGCTGGTTCCTGGTCGGCATCCCTGCATTGGAAGTCCAGAAGATCTTGTTAGTGTGACGAATTCGCTAGGGTTTATCAGCCCTTTGCATGATCTGGATTTGGGTACAGAAAAAAGTAATGGTGTTGTAAAGAAGCCGCTAGAGAAAACACATTCTTTGAGCGCTTCAATGACTAGTGTGAATGATCAGAGTGCTAAAAGGGACTTGAATTTCCGGTCAACACCTACCTCACCTATCAATTTCTTTAATAAGAAGTGTGAGGTTGAGGAGAAAACGTCCCATGTTTTAAAGGAGCTTGCGAAGATCAGTATAGCATGCGTTGATGAAGACACTGATTTTGACAGTTCAAGATCATCTTCTTTTTCAAGACCTAAAGCTGCTAGGAGGAGTTGGGATGAGAGGGGGGCAACCACAGCAGGGTTAAAGAAAAGGTCAAATCCCCAAGCTGCTGTCAGGCGTGATACTAAACCCCTTGCTCATAGTCAGAGTGCTCAT ATTCCTCCATGTCAATTCGTGCTGAAGGACAGGTGTATATCCAAAGATGATAATTCAAATTACATGTTGGCAAGGAAAAGTGAAATGGAACATGCTGCAAAAGTAGCCATTAATTCCACTAAGCGGAAAATCAGTGCCATTAATAAAACAAGTGGAGAAGGCACTTGTGCTGCAATGCCTTTGAGTTTAGCCAGCGGGGCTTACAATGACagaaaatgggctgaaaatggtGTGTTGTGGGCTTCACTATCGCCAAGCTTAGTTAAGCTTGGAAAG GAAGCTCTGAGGCACAGAGATGCTGCGCTACTTGCTGCTGTGGAGGCTTTGCAAGAAGCAGCTGCTGCAGAGAGATTGATCCAATGCTTGAG CATATATTCGGAGCTACACTCTAATAAAGATGATGATCCACAGATGATAGTCAATCGGTTTTTGAACTTGCATGACGACATGGCCCAGGCCACAGCAATCGCAAAATCATTAGTGAAAATTCGCCCATTAAGAACACCTGACAGTGATTCAATCAGTTCAGGTTCACTTAAGGAAGCGGTGAAAAATACATTGGAAAGAAAGAAACGTGCTGCCTCTTGGGTTAAAGCGGCCGTGGCATCTGATCTGTCACCATTTCCCTGCACCACCAAACCCATCACTGGCTCTGCAGAGGCCACAGCAACACAAAGAAAAGTAGGCGCTATTACCTACTGTAGGAAACTGAATGGTTCTTGTGTCATAAGCAAGCAGCGAAAGAAGGGTGAAAATCTGGAATGGGTGAAGGGGAGTGGCCCGCTTGTGGCTGCTGACCTGGCAAATACATTGCAGGGTGAATGTAAGAAATGGTTCTTGGGGTATGTTGAGAAGTTCTTAGATGATGTTAAGAGCAAAACATTATATACTGCAACAGATAGACAGATTGCTGGTGTTTTGTGTCAGATTAAGAGAGTAGACAATTGGTTGGGTGGGAACGCCCGCAGGAATGGTAGTTCACCAAGGAATGGATGCAATTTGTCACAAGAAGAGGAGCTAGAAGTATGTGCGAGAGCAAGGAAGAAAATATACAGTATCCTCTTGAAGCATGTTGAGTGCGCTGCTAATGCTTTGGAGTTGAGTGCAACTGCCACAGGATTTGTAGCTGAAGAAAGGGAAGATGGATAA